In Sulfitobacter sp. OXR-159, one DNA window encodes the following:
- a CDS encoding enoyl-CoA hydratase-related protein, which produces MDYETITYALTDDVALITLNRADKMNALTTQMRAELTHAVTEGGRAARVVVLTGAGRAFCSGQDLADRAGGVADLEKTLREEYAPLLRAIINCPVPTIAAVNGPAAGAGANIALAADVVFASESAYFMQAFTRIGLIPDAGGTYALPRQMGMAKAMGAALFADKITARQADDWGMIWQAVPDAEFDAHWRAKATQLAAGPTAAYAEAKKAIRASWDNGLEDQLSLEAEAQGRCGKSQDFAEGVMAFTQKRSPKFQGR; this is translated from the coding sequence ATGGACTATGAAACGATCACCTATGCGCTGACCGATGATGTCGCGTTGATCACGCTGAACCGCGCCGACAAGATGAATGCGCTGACCACCCAAATGCGGGCGGAGCTAACCCATGCGGTGACCGAAGGCGGGCGCGCGGCGCGGGTCGTGGTCCTGACAGGGGCGGGGCGTGCCTTTTGCTCGGGGCAGGACTTGGCCGACCGGGCAGGCGGCGTCGCCGATCTGGAGAAAACACTGCGCGAAGAATATGCCCCGCTGCTGCGCGCCATCATCAACTGCCCCGTGCCGACTATCGCCGCCGTGAACGGCCCGGCAGCGGGGGCGGGGGCGAATATCGCGTTGGCCGCCGATGTCGTCTTTGCCAGTGAGAGCGCTTATTTCATGCAGGCTTTCACCCGCATTGGCTTGATCCCTGACGCGGGCGGCACCTATGCGCTGCCGCGCCAGATGGGCATGGCCAAGGCGATGGGCGCGGCCCTTTTCGCCGATAAGATCACCGCGCGGCAGGCCGATGACTGGGGCATGATCTGGCAAGCCGTACCGGATGCGGAATTCGACGCCCATTGGCGCGCCAAGGCCACACAACTGGCCGCCGGCCCTACAGCGGCCTATGCAGAGGCCAAGAAAGCGATCCGCGCGTCTTGGGACAATGGGTTGGAGGATCAACTGTCGCTGGAGGCCGAGGCGCAGGGCCGCTGCGGAAAGTCACAAGATTTCGCCGAAGGGGTCATGGCCTTTACCCAAAAGCGCAGCCCGAAGTTTCAGGGTCGGTAA